The genomic stretch CTGCTTACAGCTTCTCGATCACGTAGTCGACGCACTTCGTCAGCGCCTCGACGTCCGCCGGGTCGATCGCCGGGAACATCGCGATGCGCAGCTGGTTGCGGCCGAGCTTGCGGTAGGGCTCGGTGTCGACGATGCCGTTGGCGCGCAGCGCCTTGGCGACGGCGGCGGCGTCGATCTCGTCCGAGAAGTCGATCGTGCCGATGACCTGCGAACGCTTGGCCGCGTCGGTGACGAACGGCGTCGCGTACTTGCTCTCCTCCGCCCAGCCGTACAGCCGGGTCGAGGAGTCCTTCGTCCGGGCCGTGGACCAGGCGAGCCCGCCCTGGCCGTTGATCCACTCCAGCTGCTGGTTGAGCAGGAAGAGGGTGGCGAGGGCCGGGGTGTTGTACGTCTGGTTCTTGCGGGAGTTGTCGATCGCCGTGGGCAGCGAGAAGAACTCCGGGACGTGACGGCCGGAGGCGTGCACCCGCTCGGCGCGCTCGATGGCGGCCGGGGAGAAGACGCCGATCCACAGGCCGCCGTCGGAGGCGAAGGACTTCTGCGGGGCGAAGTAGTAGACGTCCGTCTCGGCGATGTCCACGGGCAGACCGCCGGCGCCGGAGGTGGCGTCGACCAGGACCAGGGAGCCCTCGTCGGCACCGGCCACGCGCTTGATCGGCATGGCGACACCGGTGGAGGTCTCGTTGTGCGTGAACGCGTACACGTCCACGCCCGCCTCGGCCTGGGGCTCCGGGTGGGTGCCCGGGTCGCTGGCGATGACGGTCGGCTCGGCCAGCCACGGCGCGAGCTTGGACGCCTTGGCGAACTTCGAGCTGAACTCGCCGAAGTTCAGGTGCTGCGACTTGTTCTCGATCAGGCCGTGCGTCGCGACGTCCCAGAACGCGGTGGAGCCGCCGTTGCCGAGGACGACCTCGTACCCCTCGGGCAGGGAGAACAGCTCGGAGATGCCCTCGCGCACCTGACCGACCAGGTTCTTCACCGGAGCCTGGCGGTGGGAGGTACCGAGGAGGGACGTACCGGTCGCGGCCAGCGCGTCCAGCGCTTCCGTCCGCACCTTGGAGGGGCCCGCGCCGAAACGACCGTCGGCGGGCTTGATGTCAGCGGGAATCTGGATCTCAGCCACGGAGGTGAGATTAGCCGCTGGGGGAAACCTGGGCGAAATGTAGTCCGTCGGCTGAGACGCGGGTTTGGTTTGCTGGACGCATGACGAACCCGGGGACGGATCTAGAGGCTGATCTGCGCAAATCTGTTCGAGGTGACGTCGGTTTCGGCGCCACCGCGCGGGCGCTCGTCACCATGGACGCCTCCAACTACCGCCGTGTCCCCCTGGGTGTCGTCGCCCCGTGTGATGCCGACGACGTGGCCGCGGTGCTCCAGGTCTGCCGTACCCATGGCGTGCCGGTGGTCCCGCGCGGAGGCGGCACCTCGATCGCCGGGCAGGCGACAGGAACGGGTGTAGTCCTGGACTTCACCCGCCACATGAACCGTCTCCTCTCCCTCGACCCCTCGTCGCGCACCGCCGTCGTCCAGCCCGGCCTCGTGCTCGACCGGCTCCAGGAGGCCGCCGCCCCGCACGGACTCCGTTTCGGCCCCGACCCCTCCACCCACAGCCGCTGCACGCTCGGCGGGATGATCGGGAACAACTCCTGCGGCTCGCACTCGGTGGCCTGGGGGACGACCGCGGACAGCGTGCGTGAGCTGGACGTCGTCACCGCGCGGGGGCGTCGGCTGCGGCCGGGCAGGGGCTGGGCCGGGGCACCGGAGGGGCTGCGGGCGCTGGTGGAGGGCGAGCTGGCGCTGCTGCGGACCGGATATCCGGAACTGCCGCGCCGTATCTCCGGATACGCGCTGGACGCGCTGCTCCCGGAGAACGGCGCCGACGTGGCCCGCTCCTTCTGCGGCTCCGAGGGCACGCTCGGGGTGCTGACCGAGGCGGTCGTGGACCTGGTGGCCGCGCCACGCGCGCGTGCCCTCGCGGTCCTCGGCTACGTCGACGAGGGCGCCGCCGCCGAAGCCGCGGCCGGGCTGCTGCCGTACGGCCCGCTCACGGTGGAGGGCATGGCCGCCGACCTCGTGCCCTCGGCGGTCGCGCTGCCCGGGGGCGGTGCCTGGCTGTTCGTGGAGACGGGCGGGGAGTCGGCCGCGGAGGCACGCGCGCGTGCGGAGGAGATCGTGCGGGCCGCCGATGTCGTGGACGCTCTCGTCGTCACCGACCCGGCCGGACAGCGCGCCCTGTGGCGGATCCGCGAGGACGCCAGCGGTACGGCGACCCGGATGCCGGACGGCAGCGAGGCCTGGCCCGGCTGGGAGGACTGCGCGGTGCCGCCCGCCCGGCTCGGCCCGTATCTGCGGGACTTCCGCGCCCTGCTGACCGCACACGGGCTGCGCGGCACGCCGTACGGCCACTTCGGGGACGGCTGCATCCACGTCCGGATCGACTTCGACCTGCTCACGTCGGCGGGCGTCGGCCGCTTCCGGCGCTTCTCCGAGGAACTGGCCGATCTGGTCGTGGCCCACGGCGGCTCGCTGTCCGGGGAGCACGGGGACGGACAGGCACGGGCGGAGCTGCTCCCGAGGATGTACGGCTCGGAGTTGGTGGGCCTGTTCGAGCGGGCCAAGGCGGCATGGGACCCGGACGACCTGCTGAACCCGGGCATGCTGGTCCGCCCGGCCCCCCTCGACGCGAACCTCCGCTTCTCGGTCCTCCCGCGCGAGCCGGTGGACGTGGCCTTCGGCTACCCCGCGGACGGCGGCGACTTCTCCGCAGCCGTCCGCCGCTGCGTAGGCGTGGCCAAATGCCGTACGACCTCGGCGACCGGCCCCGCCGTCATGTGCCCCTCCTTCCGCGCGACGGGCGAGGAGGAGCACTCCACGCGCGGGCGCGCTCGTCTGCTGCACGAGATGCTCGCGGGCGAGGTGGTGACCGACGGCTGGCGCTCCCCGGAGGTCCGCGACGCGCTCGACCTGTGCCTGTCCTGCAAGGGCTGCCGCTCGGACTGCCCGGTCGGCGTCGACATGGCCACGTACAAGGCGGAGTTCCTGCACCACCACTACGCCGGACGCCGCCGCCCGGCCGCCCACTACTCGATGGGGTGGCTGCCGGTGTGGCTGCGGTGGGTTGCGGCGGCGAGGGCGGCGGGGATGGTCAACGCCCTTGCTTCCGTGAGGGTGTTGGCGTCCCTGGGCAAGCGGCTGGGCGGGATCGCGGCGGAGCGGGAGATCCCGCGGGTGGCGGGGGAGACGTTCAGCCGCTGGTGGCGGAGGAGGGCTCCGAGGGGTGCTGCCGATGGCCCTCTGGTGATCCTGTGGCCGGACACCTTCACCGAGCATCTCTCGCCCGCGGTGGGCCGTTCGGCGGTACGGGTGCTGGAGGCGGCGGGCTTGCGGGTGGCGTTGCCACCGACGCTGCGGCTGCGGGGGCGGCCGGTGGGGGACGGCCGTACGCGATCGGCGGCGTCCTTGCTCTTCGCGCGCCGGAGCCGGGTCTGTTGCGGCCTGACGTACGTCTCCACGGGCCAGTTGGACCGCGCCCGCACGGTCCTGCGCCGGACGCTGGACCTCCTGGAGCCGGTACTGGCAACGGATGCGTATGTGACGGTCCTGGAGCCGAGTTGCGCGGCAGCCCTGCGCATGGACCTGCCGGAGCTGCTGCACGACGACCCCCGCGCGGGTGCTCTGGCGGCAAGGGTTCTGACCTTCGCGGAGACGCTGGAGCGACTGGCCCCGGAGTGGAATCCACCCCTTCTGGACCGCCCGATCACCGGCCAGACCCACTGCCACCAGCACGCGGTCCTGGGCGACACCGCCGACCGCCGACTGCGTCAAGCCGCTCGCCTCTCCGGCGACCTGACGGGCGGCTGCTGCGGCCTCGCCGGGAACTTCGGCTTCGAGAAAGGGCACTTCGAGGTGTCGAAGGCGTGCGCCGAAGAGCAGTTGCTGCCCGCGGTGCGTGCGGCGGGCGAGGACGCGGTGGTCCTGGCGGACGGCTTCTCCTGCCGGACCCAGCTGGAGCAGTTGGCGGGGGTGCGGGGGCGGCATCTGGCGGAGGTGCTGGCGGAGGGGCTGGGGGATGGGGATGAGGCGGGGCGATTTTCAGCCCGTCCGGCGTTTGAGGACGAGGCCCCTTAAGGGCCGATCGGGGGTCTGGGGGCTGAGTCCCCAGGGATGGGACGGGTAAGGGCGGCGGGGGCGAAGAAGACTAGCCGGGGGCGGGCGGAGCTGACCGTCTAGCCTGAGCAAGATCAGCAACCCAAGGAGCCTCGACCATGCCCCTGCGCCTTCAGTCCATCAGCCGTGAGCAGCACCTGGCGTTCGTCGCGGCGCGGGCTTCCGCCAGCCATATGCAGGTCCCGTCCTGGGGCGATGTGAAGCCGGACTGGCGGGCGGAGAGCCTGGGCTGGATCGATGAGGAGGGGCGGCTGGTGGGCGCGGGCCTGGTGCTCTTCCGCCCGCTGCCGAAGCTGAAGAAGTACCTCGCCTATCTGCCCGAGGGCCCGGTGATCGACTGGGACGCTCCGGACCTGGCCGAGCGGTGGCTGGAGCCGATGCTCGGGTATCTGAAGACGCGGGGTGCCTTCTCGGTGAAGATGGGCCCGCCGGTGGTGCTGCGGCGCTGGAGCGCCGAGGCCGTGAAGGCGGCCATCGCCGACCCGGCGGCGCTGCGGCTGCGGGACGCGGAGGCGACGTCGTACGAGCCGCGGGCCTTCGACATCGCGGACCGGCTGCGCCGCATGGGCTGGCAGCAGACCGAGCCGGGCGGCGAGGACGGCTTCGCGGCCGGGCAGCCGCGCTACGTCTTCCAGGTGCCCTTCGCCGGACGGCCGCTGGAGGACATCCACCGCGGCCTGAACCAGCAGTGGCGGCGCAACATCAAGAAGGCCGAGAAGGCGGGCGTGAAGGTGGTGCGCGGAGGCTACGAGGACCTCTCGGCCTTCTACGACCTGTACGCGGAGACGGCCGAGCGGGACAGGTTCCTCCCGCGCCCGCTGCCGTACTTCCAGCGGATGTGGAGCGCGCTGAACGCCGAGGACCCCGACCGTATGCGGCTGTACCTCGCCCACCACGAGGGCGACGTACTGTCGGCGGCCACCATGATCACCGTCGGAGAGCATGTGTGGTACTCCTACGGCGCCTCCACCAGCCGTAAGCGCGAGGTGCAGCCGAACAACGCGATGCAGTGGCGCATGATGTGCGATGCGCACGATCTCGGCGCCGCCGTCTACGACCTGCGCGGCATCACCGACACCCTCCAGGACTCCAACCACCTCCTCGGCCTGCTCCGCTTCAAGGTCGGCACGGGCGGTCAGGCCGTGGAGTACCTGGGCGAGTGGGACTTCCCGCTGAACCGCCTGCTGCACAAGGCGCTGGACCTGTACATGGCGCGCCGCTGACCTCTTTGACGCCTGGGCGCGCTTCTCACTCCGTGGGACAGCTCCTAAACGGGTTCACACACCTGACTGAGTCCATTACCCTGAACTCGGAAGTACATCGTGATGCACGAACCCGAGCCCCAGGACCGCCAGTGAGCACCCCCGACACCGCCGTCTCCGCCCCTGCCGCCGCTTCCGTGCCGGTCGGCGCGCCGCGCCGCTGGGGCTCGCTCGGTCCGGTCGGCCTGGTCTTCGCCGGCGGGATCTCGGTGCAGTTCGGCGGCGCGCTCGCGGTGAGCCTGATGCCGAGGGCGGGCGCACTGGGCGTGGTGACGCTACGGCTGCTGGTGGCGGCGCTGGTCCTGCTCGTGGTCTGCCGCCCCCGCCTGCGCGGCCACTCCCGCACGGACTGGGGGACGGTCGTGGTCTTCGGCATCACCATGGCCGCGATGAACGGCCTCTTCTACCAGTCGGTGGCCCGCATCCCGCTGGGCACGGCAGTGACGCTGGAGGTGCTGGGCCCGCTGGCGCTGTCGGTCCTGGCGTCGCGCAGAGCGATCAATCTGGTCTGGGCCGGTCTGGCCCTGGCGGGCGTCTTCCTCCTGGGCGGGGGCGGCTTCAGCAGCCTGGACGTGGCGGGTGTCGCCTTCGCCCTGAGCGCGGGTGCGATGTGGGCGGCGTACATCGTCTTCAGCGCCCGCACGGGCCGCCGCTTCCCCCAGGCCGACGGTCTGGCGCTGGCCATGGCGGTGGCGGCGGTGCTGTTCCTGCCCCTGGGCGTGGTGGAGTCGGGCACAAAGCTTCTGGACCCGGTGACGATCGCCCTGGGCGCGGCGGTGGCGATCCTCTCCTCGGTGCTCCCGTACACCCTCGAACTCCTGGCGCTGCGCCGCCTCCCCGCGTCCACCTTCGCCATCCTCATGTCCCTGGAACCCGCCATCGCGGCAACAGCAGGCTTCCTCATCCTCGACCAGGCCCTCTCCACCACCGAGGCCCTGGCCATCGCCCTGGTCATCGCGGCAAGCATGGGAGCGGTCCGCACCCAGGTGGGCCGAGGCAAGGCAAAGGCCCCGGGCGTGGCACCCGAGGCCTGACGGCTGCCGTACGTCCTATGCGGGCAGAGCGTGCAACTGCTCGCCGTGCAGGGCGAAGACGTGCTTGCCGTCCGTGGCCACCAGCCAGGAGTGGTAGTCGCCGGACTTGTCGTTGAACGTCCAGAGCAGGTTGCCGGTCTTGGCGTCGATGGCGTGTACGCCGCCCTGTTTGTCGAGGTCGGTGGCGGCGTAGAGGGTGCTGCCCGCCTTGACGAACTGCTGGGGCTCCTGGACCTCCGCGTCGGCCAGGGACTTGGACTGCCAGATCTCCTTGCCGGTCTGTGGATCCACGGCCCAGAGCGTTGTGCTGCTGTCCGCGACGTAGAGCACGTCCTCCAGGACGGCCGGCGCCTTGAACGAGGTGTACTTCTGGGTCTCCAGGGACCACTTCTCGGTCCCGTCGGAGAGGTTGAAGGCCTGGAGCTTCTCGCGCTGCGGGATGATCACCAGGCCCTCGTGCACGGCGAAGAAGCCCCAGTTCGTCAGCTCCGTCTTCTGCGTCCACACCTGCTGGCCGGTGGCGGTGTCGCGCACCGTGAGGTTCTTCTTGAAGTCGGTGTAGACGAGGAAACGGCCCTGCACGACGGCGTGCACACCGTTTTCCCGAGTGCCGAGGTCCCGCTGCTCCTTCCACGCCACCTTGCCCGTGCTGCTGTTGAGCGCGGCGATCACGTTGGTGTGGGACGAGTAGTCGTCCTCGAGGACCTCGGCGATGACGTACACCTGCTTCTCGTCCACCGCGACCGGCTTGGGCTGCCGGTACTCCTTGCCCAGGTGGCTGCGCCAGGTCTCCTTGCCCGAGGCCGGGTCGTACCCGCGGACCGTCCCGTCGTACATGCCGCTGGCCAGGTACAGCGTGCCGTTGCCGAGCAGGAGCGGCGCACCGGGTGTCGCCCCGTCCTCCTGGGACCACCGCTCCTTGCCGGTCGCCGCGTCGAGGCCGGTGAGCGGGTCACCGGTGGCTATGACGACGCCGGCCGTGGCCACGAGTTCGTCGTTGTCCCCGTAGGTCTGCGCCGAGGTCGACTTCGTCCACAGCGGCTTGGGCGCCTGTCCGTCCTCGGTCGCGGCCCCCTTGGACGGGGTGCGGCCGGCCGGCGTCTCGGAGCCGTCGCCGACGACCGCGTCCTCCTCACGGCAGCCGACGGCTCCGACCCCCAGCGCCGCCAGCGCGAGCGAGCCCCCGGCCAGCCGCAACACCCGTCGCCGGTCGGGCCTCTCGTCCGAGCTGTTGTGATTCCTCGACATGCCGTGATCCCCCGTGGAGTAGTGCGAGCAGTGGAGTGGGTCCTGCGGTGGGGAACGGTAACCGCCGTCCGACGGCAACCGTCACCTCGGGACTCGACAGGGACAACACTGTGAAACAGCCAGTACGTTGATCGCGTAGAACTGGGCCTTATGTCAGGCCTTCTCGTCCGGCTCGCGATCATCGTCGCAAGCCTTATGGCAGTCGCGTTCGTCATCAGCATCGTTCTCCTGGTTCTGGCGGAGGCGGACGCGGACAACTCCGCCTACGGATATCTCGCACTCTTTCTCTGGTTCGGGATCGTCGCCGCGATCCCGGTCCTGCTGGCCCTCGCCATCCCCGGTGTCGTCATGACACGGCGCGCACGCCGACAGGGGGGACGCAGGGACCACTAGGCGGCGAGCATGACGGGCGCGGTCCGGGTGGACTGCTGCGTCTGCTGCGTCTGCTGCTTCGCGGGGCGGGTGGCGAAGACGCAGAGGCGCAGGACCAGGAAGCGGGCGACTCCGGCGAGGGCGGAGGCGCTGAGGTAGACGATTTGTTCGGTCAGCATTCCGGCGGTGGGCTGTACCAGGTGCAGGACCGTGACGGCGAGGCTGGTGGCCAGGTAGGCGGCGGTGGCCGAACCCGCCGACTGCCAGTGCTCCCGCCATCCGGCGCGACGGCCCTTGCCGAAGGTGAAGCGGGCGTGCAGTTCGGTGCAGAGGAGGGTGGAGGCGATGGTGATCAGCGCGTTCGCGACCACCCACGGCAGCGCCGCAGCCAGCAGCGCCACGGCGACGCTGGAGACGATTCCGACGCCGCCCCCGAGAACCACGAACCGTACGAAGGAGGCGACCGGGCCAGGGCCGGCCTGAGTCGCCGCCTCGGACTTCGCTGAACGTGTCGAAGAGGAGAGCGGCGACTTCATGGCGGCGTCCTTTCCAGGTGGTGGGTGGGGCGTCGTTCAGAGGCTGGCGGCGGTGATGTCGCCGTAGCTGGTGGTGGCGCGGAAAGTGAGACCGGTTTCGCCGTTGTTCTTCAGCGAGTTGCTGATCCGGCCGTATCCGGTCCCGGCGTCCAGCGCGGCGGAGACGCCACGCGCGGCGCCGAGGGTGATGTCGCCCTGCTCGGTGCGCAGGGTGACGGTGCCGGTGGCGGCCTCGGCGATACGGAGGTTGCCGCGCTGGGTGCGGAGTTCGGCGGGCCCGTTGAGCCGGCCGACGCTGATGTCACCGTCGGCGAGGGTGAGTTGGACGGTGGCGGCCTCGTCGAGCTTGACCGGGCCCTGGGCGCTGTCGTAGGTGACGTCACCGAGGCGCCCGACACCGCGCAGTTCGGCGGCGGCGGTGGTCGCCTGGACGGCGGAGCCGGCAGGCAACTGGACGGTGACCTCGACGGACCCGCTCGGCCCGAGGAGGCGGTTGTTGCCCTCCGGCATCTCGATCTTCAGCACGCCTTCGCCGTAGCTGACCTCGACCTGCTTGGCCGCCTTCACGTCACGGTTCTTGGACGGGTCGGCGGGGCGGATCTCAACGGTGGTGTCGGTGCGGTCGGCGGCGATGAGCTGGATACGGCCGGCGGGGATGTTCAGGACGGTGGAGATGGAGGAGGGGGTGTCGAACTTCTGCATCGTGAGCTCCTGCGGTTGCGTTGTCGCTTTTTCCGATGAAGGAAAAGCTACGTTGCGTTCGAGGTTCCGGCAACAAGGTTGTTGCGCATGGAACGCATCACCGCAGGTGAATGCAGGAAAATCGTTGCAATGGTTTGTGATTCAATGCAACGAAGGTCGACTGTTCATTGCAATGAGATGGGCGTGAACGCACTGAGGGCCGCCCACTTCAAGGAAGTGGACGGCCCTCAGAGGGAGCGAGCGACTCTAGGCGGCGGCTCGCCTCCGTGGGGAGGCGGGCCAACCCCTTGACCTCATCCGATGGCGATGCGTGTCAGCCAGAAGTCGTGGGCGCCGTAGACCTGAACCGGGTTCCCGCTGAGGCCGGTCCTGCCACCCGCATAGAACCCGACGGAGCCATCGGCCCGAATCGCCCAGATGTCGGGGATCGCATCCCCGTTGGTGTCCGGGATACCGACCAGCATGGGCACGGCGCTGCGGGTCCAGCCGGAGGCGGCGTACTCGTGGTCCGCGCCGCCGGATGAATTGGCCGCGGTGGCGAGTGAGTTGGGGTCGACGCCGCCGCTCGATGCCGCGATGCCCTTGCGCAGCAGCAGCCTGCCGGAGACGTCGCTGCGGAAGAGAAGGTCGGCGATGCCGTCTCCGGAGACGTCCTGGACGCTGACGATGTCCCGGTCCTCCCAGGAGGAGGCGATCAGCCGGATCGCCTGGTCGACGGTGGCGCCGTGGTAGCCGGTGAAGGCCCACAATTCGTCGTCGGTGCCGTTGTCGACGGTCGCGAGGAAGTCGGTGCGGCCGTCGCCGGTGATGTCGCCTGCGGCCACGATCTGCGTGAAGCTCGCGGGACTGGGTGCGCTGTCGGGCAGGAGGATTTCCTGGCGCTTGTCGGTGTTGACGGCGCCGTATCCGTCGCCGGGATAGACCCACAGTTTGCCGCTGACGCGGACGACGAGGTCCTGGAGGCCGTCGCCACCGGTGATGTCGCCGTTGTGCGTGATGAGCGCACCCTTGAAGTGGCCGCTCGATGCAGCGACATAAGGCGGGAGGTCGTCCCCGTTGGGGTCCTTGTCCGGGTTGGCTCGGTAGGCGCCGGGCATGGAGAAGTCCAGGTCGCCAGTTCCCTTGGTGAGCGCCGTGTCCGACTGGGAGGGGTAGAGCGCGAGGTTTCCGGCCGCGGTGACGACCATCATGTCGGGGAGTTTGTCGCCGGTGAAGTCGCCTGAGGTATCGGCCTGGTCGCGAGGGGTGACGTAGAAGAGGTACTTCGTCGGTTCCGAGACGTTGTCGGAGGTGTCGACGGTCCGCACGTACAGCACGTTGGGGCCGGCGCTCGGCGGCTTGGCGTCATTGATGGTGGCGGTCACCGTGGTGGCGGATCCGGGCACCCGGCTGACGGAGCCCGTGTAGGAGGGCGAGTTGAAGCCGTACTCGTAGCGCTTGACGTCCGTGTTGACGGCGCGGAACGTGAAGGAACCGGGCGTGCCGAACTTCTTGGCGCTCCAGATGGCGTCCTCGGCGCCGCTGCCGAAGCCGTCCTCGCTGGCGTCAGCATTCGGGTAGTCGGTCGAGGTGACCTTGGGAGGCCTCGGCGCGGTGGTGTCCAGAACGAACCGGCACGGCGCCTTCTTCGGGTAGTAGCCCGACGAACTCTCCGCGTCGTCGACCGCCCGGACCCGCCAGGAGTACGTGGCGCCGCTCTTGAGCTTGCTGGTGGCGAACCCCGAAGTCGTCACCAGGGCTTCGCCGCTGCCGTTGGCAACGTACTTCTTGCCGGTAGACCCGAGCAGGTCACCAGTGGTCTTCCACTGATGCAGCTCCCAGAGGTCGAAGTCGAAGTAGTCGAGGTTCTTGTCCTTGTCCGTGGCCTTGGCGGTGAAGGTGAGATCGCCGGAACCCATGCGGACGTACGGCTTGGTGGTGGTGCACTTGCCGTCCGGACCGAGGTCCAGAGAGTTGGAGACGATCGCGGGCTTTCGGTTGTACTCCAGCCGCAGGGTGGGCCCGAAGTCACCGTTGGCCTGGAACTTCTTCCAGGCGTACTGGGAGTTCTCGTCGCGGGCGCGCATGCCGAACGTGATGAGATCCTCGCCCTCGTCGGCCGCCTCCTGGGCACCCTTCTTCACGTCGAACGACTCGTAGTCATCGCCACAACTGGACTTGTAGCCGTGGGCGAAGCTCTTGGTGGCCAGCTTGTTGCCGTCGTGAAGCCTGGGGGCGTTGTCCCAGTTGGTGTGGGAGTTGATCGCCCCGGTGAGGTGCACGCTGACGCTGCGCGGGCTGCAAGACCAGGCGTAGCGCTCCAGCACCGTCAGCTTCGCCTTGGTGATCTTCGTGCCCTTGAGGTCCGGGTCGAAGCTGATGTTGAAGAACGAGCGGGAGGTGCCCCAGGTGTCCGACTCGAACCCGACGCGGGCCTCGTGCGTGCCGCCCTTGTTGAAGTCCTTGCCGTTGAAGAAGGTGGCCTTGGGGTGACGGTCGTAGGCCGTGGTCCAGTCCTGGGTGTGCTTGGTGAACGCGGGGTCGATGAACACCGGGTACGTCGTCGCCGGATCGGCCAGGAAGTCCTGGTCGGGGGTGAGCGTCCACTCTCCCGCACCCAGGTCGGCCTCGACGAGGTCACCCCGGGAGTCGGGGGACGGCCCGTTGAGGGAGGCCAGGCTCAGTGTCGAGGCCGCACCGGTCTGCGAAGGCTCCGGGGTCGGCTCGGGCGGCGCCGAGGGAAGCGGGGAATCCGACACGGTGGGCTCGGGACCGTCGCTCGCGGACGGCAGATCCTCTACGTCGGTGTCGCTCTGCTCGTCCGTTTCGACGGGCAGTTCTTC from Streptomyces davaonensis JCM 4913 encodes the following:
- a CDS encoding DNRLRE domain-containing protein — translated: MTRNWRRAPSRRAGAAMLATVLAVTGVVYAGVGLDGDDRTDSSGSEQRAKPVTETAAQTRAARSGKNVEVTAARTARSTTWARPDGGMVKELHSSPIRAKVGGAWKPIDASLRHTKDGWEPRATNTRMVFSDGSGGRDEQRASRTSVRRVSLVQQAEADTGTPLVTLYVDGGAHAVQLTWPGPVPTPIIDGNRALYPEIFPGGDLVLTANDDGFGQLVVLKNRTAAADPHVQQLVYGLNSSTLTFRLDPLSGIVSALDPNGDEQAVSPTPLMWDSSGTPAVTDGTVGATAQPTAPEAPDTSSPSPTDSTEPSPSEEELPVETDEQSDTDVEDLPSASDGPEPTVSDSPLPSAPPEPTPEPSQTGAASTLSLASLNGPSPDSRGDLVEADLGAGEWTLTPDQDFLADPATTYPVFIDPAFTKHTQDWTTAYDRHPKATFFNGKDFNKGGTHEARVGFESDTWGTSRSFFNISFDPDLKGTKITKAKLTVLERYAWSCSPRSVSVHLTGAINSHTNWDNAPRLHDGNKLATKSFAHGYKSSCGDDYESFDVKKGAQEAADEGEDLITFGMRARDENSQYAWKKFQANGDFGPTLRLEYNRKPAIVSNSLDLGPDGKCTTTKPYVRMGSGDLTFTAKATDKDKNLDYFDFDLWELHQWKTTGDLLGSTGKKYVANGSGEALVTTSGFATSKLKSGATYSWRVRAVDDAESSSGYYPKKAPCRFVLDTTAPRPPKVTSTDYPNADASEDGFGSGAEDAIWSAKKFGTPGSFTFRAVNTDVKRYEYGFNSPSYTGSVSRVPGSATTVTATINDAKPPSAGPNVLYVRTVDTSDNVSEPTKYLFYVTPRDQADTSGDFTGDKLPDMMVVTAAGNLALYPSQSDTALTKGTGDLDFSMPGAYRANPDKDPNGDDLPPYVAASSGHFKGALITHNGDITGGDGLQDLVVRVSGKLWVYPGDGYGAVNTDKRQEILLPDSAPSPASFTQIVAAGDITGDGRTDFLATVDNGTDDELWAFTGYHGATVDQAIRLIASSWEDRDIVSVQDVSGDGIADLLFRSDVSGRLLLRKGIAASSGGVDPNSLATAANSSGGADHEYAASGWTRSAVPMLVGIPDTNGDAIPDIWAIRADGSVGFYAGGRTGLSGNPVQVYGAHDFWLTRIAIG